Below is a window of Pagrus major chromosome 21, Pma_NU_1.0 DNA.
caaatattcaacacacatttaGAGCACAGACACGTTTATATCTTCATGCAGACAAATGTCAGTTCAGCTGAACAAAAGTCATCATGAGCAGTGAGAGCCTCCATGgttaaacagacacaggaaggagcgccacctaaagacactcaaacatttacacaacaacagaTGAGAAGATGACAAAGTCCcgcccatcatgtttgattgacaggtgaagacaccacacaacaatcagccacaaacatgaagacagaatAAGTTTAAGAGTTAAAACTCAGAGTTTAACTCACTGTCCcttaaatgacttctgtctatttgagttTACTGAACTCAGCAGTGGATTCAGAACAAACATAAactccagcatagagaggctgagtgaatgtggtctggactctgtggaggagagtgatggtttcagagacgctgtagaaggacagaatacctgcactgtgatccaggtacactccaactctggaggaccgaggacctgagacgggagtttgGACTTTGTTGTGATAAAAGTTATAACTGTTATTGTCACAATCTAATGaccaagatttgtcatttcgTCCAAATCTACTCACACcccctgctctgctgatattcttgtatgcgactgctactTCAACATTTGtccctctccactccacctcccagtaacaacgtccagtcagactctctctactcaggacctgaggATAgtcagtgaatctgtctgggtgactagAATAAGACTGATGTTGTCTCATtcttgttgcttttctgttcccctcagataataacagctgtgtgtatgctgtgtttggatccagtgcGATTTCACGTGAATATCTTAAGAGTCCAGCTCTGGTCTCAGGCTCTGGTTGTGGgtgtgacagtaaaacatccacttcagtcactgtcagtgagatgtttgtccatgtgtctctcaggacgtcctgtagtttgtctctggcctctgacacagctgctgtcacatcctcaaagtatctcagaggacggatattgatgctggatgagtgtgtagactcactgagtgctgacagtgaggggtagttgtgtagaaactggttgtgatcctctgtgtgtgagagcttcttcagctcagcgtctttcctcttcagctcagtgatctcctgctccagcttctcctgaagctctttgactcgactcacttcagtttcctgctgggatctgacctgctgctccACATCAGAGcttcttttctccatgagacggatcagctcgttgaagatcttctcactgtgctccgctgctttatcagcagagccattgatggcctccacctcctgttgaagcaccttcacatcttcctctctgtcctggattctctgttggatgttttgtcgactcccctcgagctctctctgcctctcagtcctctctgctgcagctgacactgtgtcgtggcctttatgttcgtccatggagcagagataacagatacactgctgatcagtacggcagaagatcttcatcacctcatcgtgacgagagcagatgttctcctggagcttctctgacggctccaccagcttgtgtttcttgaaTTGAGCCACATCAAAGTGAGGCTGAAGATGTTTCTCACAGAAAGAGATcagacagaccagacaggacttaactgctctcagtttcctcccagtgcagacatcacaggccacatcttcagctccagcatagcagagatcagcaggagcagcttggagtccagtcttcttcagctcctccactaaatctgctaacatggtgtttttcaccaggacaggcctcggtgtgaagctctgcctacactgagggcagctgtgggttttcttctcatcctctgtgtcccagtAGCTTTGAATACAgttcatgcagtagctgtgtccacaaggaatagtcaccggatccttcagtagatccaaacagatggaaCAGCAGAACTTTGCTCGGTCcagttgattgttttgttgagcCATTTCACCTCCGCGTGTCGACGACTGTCTGAGATTCACTTCCTGATAACTGAAactagtctgagctctgatctgaacaacaTGAGCTTCCGCAGTGAATGAGGCTCGTCAgctccttcacttcctggttACACCCTCATTCAAAGTGCAGATCTGAAGGGGAGGGAACAAGGAGATAAAgtgacagagtggagctgctgtgtttgagagcaggaagaagagggagggctgaTCCAGCTGTGCTTCGTTCCAGGACGAGGAGCCGCTCTGTGACTCTGGACTTTGTTCGCTCGTTTACAACGAAGCCTCAGTTAAAACCTGCTCCACATTTGACAACATCAAAGTTTTTAGTTGTGAAATATTTCTGGGCTCCTCAGGCTTTGCTGACGGCTCCATAGTTCTCTAACTCTTCCTCAGAttgtgttcagttttattttcctgcTCATAAAAACAGTCGACCTTCAACAGGGAGTCATCAAACCAGCCTGtcataaaacactgaagccGCTGGAATATAATGTTCTCACGTTTAAtgattaacatttctgtttcacaACATCATCCTGAGTCAAACCAGCTTTTCAAGCTtcaaactaaaatcatcaaTCCAGATATTTGTTGTCACTCTGAACCCAGAAGGACATAAATGAACCAGatcagctgcttctgctgttCATGTGATGATTTATATGAATCAATAAATCAGTAAAGTGGATGTACTTTAGTCTGTTTCCTCGTGTGATCACAGCCAAACATTTGATTTCCATCATCGGGACCTTAAAATGATTTCAGGCTGACTGAAAACTGTTGATGTGAAAGTTTCATCTTGAAATCGAATCTTCTTCAAACACATCGTCAGCTGAACTTCAGCAGGTGGACGCATGAAGTCACATCAGGCCAAAAGAAACCACAAGACTTTTGTAAAACGTGGCTGATTTGAAGCTGAAATAAAGGAGgaaaaactaaagttaaaataaaaaaaggctgaTGAAACAATAATTTAAGCTCTTTCAGTTGTAAATGATGTAATTCTCCACTGGGTGTAAAAGGTGAAGTGTCAGAGATGAGGACTCGTAACACCGGTGCATCACAAGGAGACATTTTATCATCTTTACTGTGTAAACCGACGAGTGTTAAACTTCAAGACTCTCACTTTAACTTCCTGCAGCGGGCTGACGATGTGTCCTGTGTGATGGATCAACCTCACACAGAGAGCTGACTGTAGTTTGAAGGAGGCAACACAGATCCAATCTGCACTTTCAGTGGTCCGACACACGTTTACCATGATGTGTGACGCACTGCACCTTAATGATGAAGACTCACATCAGCCTCAACACATGTTGTTAACTAAAACTGTATAACAGGTGAGCTGAGGAGCTTTAACCTCCAACACATCTGTGGTTGGCAGGATGACGGCGCCCTCTTGTGTTGAAACATTGGACCTGGATTCATTCTGTCATTTAAAGGTGAATAAAATCagagttttaaaattaaaacctCATCAGGTTCAGGagtttctctgctgctgacgTCTCGTGGCCTTTTTGCTCAGAGTAAATGTTCACAGAACAAATTCAACttcaacaaaagacagaaattatTGTTGGAATAAAAATTTATTGTATGTTCATATtcacaaaaaaggaaaccagATACTCTTCATAAAAAATGTAGCTGAGAAATAAATAAGTGACGTTCAGGACAAAGAGTCAAACTGATGAACTGTTCCAGCTGACGGACCGACACTGTGGAGACACAAGTGTTAAAGATCCAATGTCATGAGAAATACATGAGACAGctgctggtgtttgttgtttgtgccGGTCAACCTAAGCGAAGGGCCCGGCGGCCGTCTCGGGGATGTTGGTGGCGTGCATGTCGCGTGTCATGTTGGACTTCTCTTTGAGTTTGGCCTGAAGCAGCGTGTGCTCGACGACGCCGATCCTCACGTCCATCTGAACGATCTCCTGCTTCAGCTTGGTCAAACTCTGCTTGATCTTCACCACCGGAGCTGAAGGAGGAATCAAACACGgacagacggtcggtatcaaacacagacagacggtcggtatcaaacacagacagacggtcggtatcaaacacagacagacagacggtatcaaacacagacggatGTTCGGTATCAAACACGGACAggcggtcggtatcaaacacagacagacggtcggtatcaaacacagacgggcggtcggtatcaaacacagacggacggtcggtatcaaacacagacaggcggtcggtatcaaacacagacagacggtcggtatcaaacacagacgggcggtcggtatcaaacacagacggacggtcggtatcaaacacagacagacggtcggtatcaaacacagacagacggtcggtatcaaacacggacagacggtcggtatcaaacacagacagacggtcggtatcacacacagacagacggtcggtatcaaacacagacagctcaTTTCTTCAAATGAACTTAGACACAGAGTCAGTCATCAGATTCACCTCCGTCAGACATGCTGCTGcctttctcctccatctcctgcttcacCTTCTCCAGCTCTTCACTGATCTGAAACACACGGAAGCTGAATTTagaagaaggcaccaatgattaagaatttgctgcagctgtgtcacaAATCGtgtaaagtttctcctcactcaccAACTCTCAAAATGCTgcgatttgttaagggagtctggtgatattgcaGCTGCTAGTTTGAAGCGTTggttgaaacagacagtgtgttaacatctgctgctaacattggcaggttaagagCCCAGACAAGTCATTTTGTCACCGTAACAACCATCACATCCTCCACTGATGATGTCCTTGTCGGGGACGCATCATGACATTTACAATGCGGTCCAATGTGTCCCAGACCACCTCGCCAGCGTCTTGGTGGTCATTTACACTTGTATTTAGAGCCGTCCGTTTGTGTTCGCATCACCAGAGATGAATGTTAATGTCGGGTCTTTCTCCACACGGACGCGACCGCAGTGACATGAAAACATACGATGTGTTCACTGACCTCTGCCAGGACTCTGGTCCTCTCAGTCACTCCTCCACTGGCCTGCTGGTAGTGCTCCTTTGCCTGTTGGAGAACACGTGTTTGTTACCAGGTTTGTGTTTGGTCCTTAAATAAAGAATGATTTATATTTCCAAACTTGAAATCCAAACGTGCATCAGGACAGAACaacctttctgtgtttttgcccATTCCTAAAACCTTCAATCGATCAGCTGgaagtttttgtttgtcataCTTGTCTTTTGGCGTTTACCTCGCTGAGTTTGGCCTGAGCGCTGCGGTACTCCTGGATCAGATGCTCCAGCTGGTTGTTGATgtatttctctctgctgctcacctTCTCAAGAGTCTTACCGATGTCCTCCTGCAGTTTGTCCAGGTAACTCTGCAGAGACAGGAAAGGACACACCAGGACGCCGTCATGACACACAGCTGGATATTATTAAAGGATGTTTCCAGAAGAATCCCTGCTGCCATTTTCAGTTCCAGCCCATGAACTTTTCTGTGTGTACATTTCTTCTGTACTCCAGATGAAGATGTTGATTTTCTCAACAAAAAGCGGTggctgcagtaaaatgttccaGGCTGACGTCAGTAGATGATTGTGAGCTGAATATCGATTTGCAACATCACGCACTTGTTTGAGGGGAAGACGGGACGTCACCGCAGCCCACTGGAGTTCACCACATGGAAAAGCAAATTGCTGCAGCTggaagtgtttttaatgttttacgttatcttggattaggcttgattgaattaaagttgACTactgggccttggcggaggtatgcgctctactgagctGCTCTAGTTTCAGCTGTACTTACTGAATAGTGTCGGGTAGTTTATCATTTAGTCGTCATACATTGTGTGTGTAAAACTCTTACTTTCTAAAGTGTCGAGTAACGTGttgtaaaatatttgcctctgtGATGTCGtggagaggaaacaaagaaaacactcagCTGACGTGAGATCATTGTTCTTCTCTTCAACTGCAGCTTCAACTTTGTCAGTTCAATGAAAAAAAGCAGCTAAATCAATGATTGTTTCTCACAGTAACGACACCAGTAGTGCTGCAGCATTCAATGTAGATCGTCTGCTGTAATTATACCaagaaacaacagcaggtggagccagacacacacacacacacacacacacacacacacacacacacacacacacacacacacacacacacacacacacacagctgtatatagtacatgttagttagtgtgttttcatctttgtgttaaataaaagacttttgaaccttcatgctttctatttttatattgtacaagagtgaatgttgccaacatCGACTGTCAAGAACTCAAAAATCCTTCgaccattacagctgttatgacaatattggttgtagttattaacttaattattaatccgttacaaacagtttagtacatttttatgagactgatttggtgaattgacCATCTTATCTgttcttcaagggtggtgccccgaggtgatctaatataaattggatcttattatttatcataattaataattatccctgataatcattaattgttATTGATAGCCATATTTAACCCAAAACgccctattaatgttgcatgaagcactacaaaGACGACAAGAAAAGactttgttcctgtttgtttattcaccatgtaaagcttcagtttgttcacacgtcccatcagtaaagtctgttcAATGACTCTGGTTCAAtgatttcacttcatccacacaatcagtttgtttgaatcTCAGCTACgtacaagaaaataataaacgaTCTTCCTCATATATTATTGAATTTGTGTGACGATTGGAACAACGACAGCTTTTGTTctgccaaacaaataaatgtaaatgtgattatagatgaatttaaacatgtacaaAGTGATGAGAACTAAATATGTAGGATAAatgaagctctgctgctttctctctttaGACTCATGCAGTgggagagaaacaacaacatgcaaacacatcagtacaaatattcaacacacatttaGAGCACAGACACGTTTATATCTTCATGCAGACAAATGTCAGTTGAGCTGAACAAAAGTCATCATGAGCAGTGAGAGCCTCCATGgttaaacagacacaggaaggagcgccacctaaagacactcaaacatttacacaacaacaggtgagaagatgtcaaagtcccgcccatcatgtttgattgacaggtgaagacaccacacaacaatcagccacaaacatgaagacagaatAAGTTTAAGAGTTAAAACTCAGAGTTTAACTCACTGTCCcttaaatgacttctgtctatttgacTTTACTGAACTCAGCAGTGGATTCATAATAAACATTAactccagcatagagaggctgagtgaatgtggtctggactctgtggaggagagtgatggtttcagagacgctgtagaaggacagaatacctgcactgtgatccaggtacactccaactctggaggacagaggacctgagacgggagtttgGACTTTGTTGTGATAAAAGTAATATCTGTCATTGTAACGTTGTAATGaccaagatttgtcatttcgTCCAAACAAAGATTCATTCCCTGCTCTCctgatattcttgtatgcgactgctactTCAACATatcttcctctccactccacctcccagtaacaacgtccagtcagactctctctactcaggacctgacaCCAGtaagtgaatctgtctgggtgactagAATAAGACTGTTGTTGACTCATtcttgttgcttttctgttcccctcagataataacagctgtgtgtgtgctgtgtttgtatCCATTGTGATTTCACGTGAATATCTTAAGAGTCCAGCTCTGGTCTCAGGCTCTGGTTGTGGgtgtgacagtaaaacatccacttcagtcactgtcagtgagatgtttgtccatgtctctctcaggacgtcctgtagtttgtctctgacctctgacacagctgctgtcacatcctcaaagtacttcagaggacggatattgatgctggatgagtgtgtagactcactgagtgctgacagtgaggggtagttgtgtagaaactggttgtgatcctctgtgtgtgagagcttcttcagctcagcgtctttcctcttcagctcagtgatctcctgctccaccttctcctgaagctctttgactcgactcacttcagtttcctgctgggatctgacctgctgcttcacatcagagcgtcttttctccatgagacggatcagctcggtgaagatcttctcactgtgctccactgctttatcagcagagccattgatggcctccacctcctgttgaagcaccttcacatcttcctctctgtcctggattctctgctggatgttttgtcgactcacctccagctctctctgcctctcagtcctctctgctgcagctgacactgtgtcgtggcctttatgttcgtccATGGAGCACAAAATACAGATGGtctgctgatcagtacggcagaagatcttcatcacctcatcgtgacgagagcagatgttctcctggagcttctctgacggctccaccagcttgtgtttctttaaaggagctgcttcataatgaggctgcaggtgtttctcacagtaagaggccGGACAGGACAAACAGGACTTaactgctctcagtttcctcccagtgcagacatcacaggccacatcttcagctccagcatagcagagatcagcaggagcagcttggagtccagtcttcttcagctcctccactaaatctgctaacatggtgtttttcaccaggacaggcctcggtgtgaagctctgcctacactgagggcagctgtgggttttcttctcatcctcttcGTCCCAGTAGCTTTGAATACAgttcatgcagtagctgtgtccacagggaatcgtcaccggatccttcagtgGATCCAAACAGATGGAACAGCAGAACTTTGCTCGGTCcagttgattgttttgttgagcCATTTCACCTCCGCGTGTCAACGACTGTCTgagtttcacttcctgataactgaaactagtctgagctctgatctgaacaacaTGAGCTTCCGCAGTGAATGAGGCTCGTCAgctccttcacttcctggttACACCCTCATTCAAAGTGCGGATCTGAAGGGGAGGGAACAAGGAGATAAAgtgacagagtggagctgctgtgtttgagagcaggaagaagagggagggctgaTCCAGCTGTGCTTCATTCCAGGAAGAGGAGGTTTGAGAGAGACACTGTTTAACACTTGTTCACAACAGAGATCATTTCTctgttaaaaacactgatcactTCAGTTTCTAGGAGGTGAACTCTTCTTAGAATCAGAGGGTTTGATGACGACTCTCCAGTTTTCACAATCAGCTCATTTGTTCTCCTAAAATAtagtttaattaaagttttcCATGGTTGCAGTGATTCTAACACATCAGATGAACACGTTAAACTCAGAATATAATCTGGATTAAAAGCTGTATTTTGATGTGAGATGCGttcaaacaaagaaatcaaaagtGTCTTGTTCCGTCTCTGAATCCCACAACATGAATGCATCAGATCATTTGACTCTGCAGTTCAGGTGGAGACCGTCATGATGACTGGATGAATCTGGGAAATCTACACGTTTACACATCGCATCAGTAGCTTCTGATATTTCCTTCAGTGTTAACTCTTCTTCTAGATGAATCTCATCTTCTTCTGAAATCTGTGGTAAGTTAAGATTATCTAAGAACTGCGTCTGGAGGTCCAAGTTAGGAGAGCACTCTGAACCACACAGCTTTCCATAATAATCTCTACATGCTTCATTAATCTTCACTGGATCTCTTATGTTTCCCGATGGGCCTTCAGTTGTGGTAACAGCTCGCTCAGTTTGTCTTAGTTTGATCTGCCATGCGAGTCGTCTTCCTGCTTTATCTCCATGTTCGTCACCTTGTTTTCTATTTCAGTACCTTTGCAGCTGCTCTACTCGCTGACATTTCATTACAACAGGCCCTTTAGTAGCAGCACTTTATTAAGATCATCTGTATTATCAGTTGTTTTCTGATATATATCTTTAGTTTGGCTGTTTGAACTACAAAAGCCCATAATTTGACCTCTGATGAAtactttgaatgcttcccatcTTACACATGCTGAGGTTTCACATGTATtagtttcaaagtaaagctcTATTTGTTTACCAAGGAAGTCTATGAATGACGGGTCCTGAAGCCATCCTGTTTGAAGACGCCATTTAGGGGCGTCGCACACCATTTTATTACTGATATATATTAATGAAACTGCTGTATGGTCAGAGATAACGACACTGTGGTACTGACGATCTGTAATCCTGGGAAGCAGTTGAAAAGTAATCAATACCTGAGTATGTTTGGTGAGTACTAGAGTAGCATGAGGAAGCTATCGAGCTAGGATTAAGATGTCTCCAAATATCCAACAGATTTAAATCTTTCATGAACTGTTGGATCGGTCTTCTTGATTTGGCCTGTGTGTTGTCGATGCCTGTTGAACGATCTTTCACTGGGTCCAAAGTGCAAATCACATCACCTGCTATCAAGTATTGACCTGACAGGTCAGAGATTAAGAGAAATACATCATCGACTATCATCGTTAGGACCATATACGTTACTTAAATACACTTTTTGAACAATAATAACTCACTGCTCAAGTGAAACTTCACCTGTCCAGTCTCAGACATCCCACTTTATAGGTGGAAGGTTGTGACAAAACACTTTTCCTTCAGCACGTTCATTAAGCATCGAGAAGCATAAacacaatatgaaaataaacaaaatgagacaCATTATCACAAGGTTGCAATGAACTGTTGAGCCAGTGTTCATTCAGAGTCTGTCAAAGTCACATTGGCTGCCAGCTTTGTCCAGTCTACAGATTCATAATGGCTCATCCCAATGTGCTAACAgtcattaacaaaaacattaaagtagctttgcagcgttctcctaaacaactgaagtgtcTGGAGACTTCGTACAGcatttacacaaagacagaaagaagttcatgcagaacatttgctgaattcacaagaaggaacaaataatgaagaattagtcagagacagagtttcacacagtttataaagtgtctacaactcaacaactcactaaattgagacattttcaaagggagtctggtgactttctccacggggacaaagaagtcgcctatactggttactgtttagtgcatttgtaaaatgtgacatgttcagcatcaataaaatgtttcttctttcataaattgagtgtaaatggtgaaatcagtgtaaacagtgtgttcaaacagctgctaaatgttggcaggtcagactttagcactttagacacagaagcagacaggctggtgcagccatgctgccacaaactgacactttctacaaggaaacacacaacttactgttttcatttaatgctgaatttacaagaaggagacaatgattcagaatctgctgcagctgtgtcacaAATCGtttaaagtttctcctcatgaaacaactcttaaaatgatgcaatttgttaagggagtctggtgaacCAGagcagctgcttctgctgctcatTTGATGATTTATATGAATCAATGATGTGATTTCCATCTTTAcctgaaaatgattaaaatgtgactgttaGTTGTAAAGAAAAGTGAAGTTTGGAGTAAAACCTTCAAACACAAGTGGTCGACCTGAACTTCAGCAGGTGGAAGTCTGTGTGAGCTGAACATTCAGACAGCGTCAgtggacagagggagaaaaatcaTCAGTTTTTTGGACATTAAAGCCTGTAAACGTCTTCTGAAAGACACCTGAAATAAAGatatgagcctgaaaatgagcataatatgtctcctttgagtaaaacatgcagacaaagtGAGCGGAGCTGCTTTAACCTCCACTACATCTCTGGTTAGCAGGATGACGGCGCCCTCTTGTGTCCTGCATcagttttcacagttcacttgTTGACCTGCTGTGATGTTCACTGCAGGAAGACATGTAGAAACTTCACTGAGCCTTTGGCAGCTTCAAACAACAtcagtaaagacacatttaaatatatgtgacatcacactgtgtcagtttgttcacaGGAGTCACAGCCTGTAacactgatgctgcattcaggtcacACGGGAAAGACGGGAGAGAAGAGATTCACCTTTACAAATATTCTTCACATCAGCTCTCAGGTTGTAAATAGTATTTagaaatgtgacatttgagGCTTTTTAAGTTCTCTGACTTCTAGAATTATGATTcaacaacatggaaatacttGAAACCAAACGTGAagaataatttattcatttgatgatTTTCTGACGGCTTCAGCTCTGAACATGAACTGTGAACTTTGTGGTGTTTGAGGAGGAAAAGTGCCTCAGTTATACTCTCATATTAGTGTCACATGTtctccatcagctctgtgtgagacCCTGGAATGAAGACGACAAGAAAAGactttgttcctgtttgtttattcaccatgtaaagcttcagtttgttcacacgtcccatcagtaaagtctgttcAATGACTCTGGTTCAAtgatttcacttcatccacacaatcagtttgtttgaatcTCAGCTACgtacaagaaaataataaacgaTCTTCCTCATATATTATTGAATTTGTGTGACGATTGGAACAACGACAGCTTTTGTTctgccaaacaaataaatgtaaatgtgattatagatgaatttaaacatgtacaaAGTGATGAGAACTAAATATGTAGGATAAatgaagctctgctgctttctctctttaGACTCATGCAGTgggagagaaacaacaacatgcaaacacatcagtacaaatattcaacacacatttacagcacAGACACGTTTATATCTTCATGCAGACAAATGTCAGTTGAGCTGAACAAAAGTCATCATGAGCAGTGAGAGCCTCCATGgttaaacagacacaggaaggagcgccaCCGTAAGacactcaaacatttacacaacaacacatgaGAAGATGACAAAGTCCcgcccatcatgtttgattgacaggtgaagacaccacacaacaatcagccacaaacatgaagacagaatAAGTTTAAGAGTTAAAACTCAGAGTTTAACTCACTGTCCcttaaatgacttctgtctatttgacTTTACTGAACTCAGCAGTGGTGTCAGAATAACAAACCCAAactccagcatagagaggctgagtgaatgtggtctggactctgtggaggagagtgatggtttcagagacgctgtagaaggacagaatacctgcactgtgatccaggtacactccaactctggaggaccgaggacctgagacgggagttttGACATTGTTGTAATAAAAGTTATAACTGTTATTGACACA
It encodes the following:
- the LOC141017097 gene encoding uncharacterized protein, which produces MAQQNNQLDRAKFCCSICLDPLKDPVTIPCGHSYCMNCIQSYWDEEDEKKTHSCPQCRQSFTPRPVLVKNTMLADLVEELKKTGLQAAPADLCYAGAEDVACDVCTGRKLRAVKSCLSCPASYCEKHLQPHYEAAPLKKHKLVEPSEKLQENICSRHDEVMKIFCRTDQQTICILCSMDEHKGHDTVSAAAERTERQRELEVSRQNIQQRIQDREEDVKVLQQEVEAINGSADKAVEHSEKIFTELIRLMEKRRSDVKQQVRSQQETEVSRVKELQEKVEQEITELKRKDAELKKLSHTEDHNQFLHNYPSLSALSESTHSSSINIRPLKYFEDVTAAVSEVRDKLQDVLRETWTNISLTVTEVDVLLSHPQPEPETRAGLLRYSREITMDTNTAHTQLLLSEGNRKATRMSQQQSYSSHPDRFTYWCQVLSRESLTGRCYWEVEWRGRYVEVAVAYKNIRRAGNESLFGRNDKSWSLQRYNDRYYFYHNKVQTPVSGPLSSRVGVYLDHSAGILSFYSVSETITLLHRVQTTFTQPLYAGVNVYYESTAEFSKSYLDKLQEDIGKTLEKVSSREKYINNQLEHLIQEYRSAQAKLSEAKEHYQQASGGVTERTRVLAEISEELEKVKQEMEEKGSSMSDGAPVVKIKQSLTKLKQEIVQMDVRIGVVEHTLLQAKLKEKSNMTPSFTAEAHVVQIRAQTSFSYQEVNLRQSSTRGGEMAQQNNQLDRAKFCCSICLDLLKDPVTIPCGHSYCMNCIQSYWDTEDEKKTHSCPQCRQSFTPRPVLVKNTMLADLVEELKKTGLQAAPADLCYAGAEDVACDVCTGRKLRAVKSCLVCLISFCEKHLQPHFDVAQFKKHKLVEPSEKLQENICSRHDEVMKIFCRTDQQCICYLCSMDEHKGHDTVSAAAERTERQRELEGSRQNIQQRIQDREEDVKVLQQEVEAINGSADKAAEHSEKIFNELIRLMEKRSSDVEQQVRSQQETEVSRVKELQEKLEQEITELKRKDAELKKLSHTEDHNQFLHNYPSLSALSESTHSSSINIRPLRYFEDVTAAVSEARDKLQDVLRDTWTNISLTVTEVDVLLSHPQPEPETRAGLLRYSREIALDPNTAYTQLLLSEGNRKATRMRQHQSYSSHPDRFTDYPQVLSRESLTGRCYWEVEWRGTNVEVAVAYKNISRAGGVSRFGRNDKSWSLDCDNNSYNFYHNKVQTPVSGPRSSRVGVYLDHSAGILSFYSVSETITLLHRVQTTFTQPLYAGVYVCSESTAEFSKLK